A section of the Drosophila sechellia strain sech25 chromosome 3L, ASM438219v1, whole genome shotgun sequence genome encodes:
- the LOC6605099 gene encoding anion exchange protein 3 isoform X5, whose product MDKVFAGNSARKDKFDVNTFQDNSQLPIGSRKKNSIRTNDLNIEEDSEYESQTEPLNNAQNYDDIPEDFPLVSERAGHGDHSDNSVDEKHVQFGGKKKIVVTPPSLSYDEQPTDQSHERKRRRSRHQYYRQRKFSHQDSVEPKNKVEENGDAGARRISVQPEDTALETNGQMPAKQEADLNELRSHRSDDPRALRRHKIHHSSIKLRELPQITISPFTNKKPEVDHSPHEIFVQLDELTGVGEDREWKETARWIKYEEDVEEGSDRWGKPHVASLSFHSLLNLRRCLETGVVLLDLNEKDLPAVAYRVVEQMVIEDLIDINDKPSVMRSLLLRHRHVNEHQGVLPFAKRKYNSYTSLQQLIPKSFLWMGADSSHQPYQQAQPPPRNLAKARRSICVTSSSPPTAAMLNVATATAAAAAIDHRRHSTMSYLGNLSGTDDKKIKIMPAAEIGGSKRSNELKIDMKDDMYSSSQEDLKKLQNDTILKRIPAGAEATTVLVGAVEFLEQPTIAFVRLSEGVLMPTLTEVPVPVRFMFVLLGPRNFDLDYHEVGRSISTLMANEHFHSIAYKADDRKDLLSAINEFLDDSIVLPPGNWDRHDLLPFEELKAKKDWIRTRKIKALQVKRDSEMIKIGKDEEKALLEKQTLGAIGFTIGGGDGGGDGDSDDDNGRKKKKPSPLEKTGRLWGGLRNDLKRRMPMYKSDILDGLNTETLAATIFMYFACLSTAITFGGLVSAKTNSWIGISETLISCSLVGIVFHCLSCQPLVIIGTTGPLLLFDEALMVFCTQHEFDFLSLRVYVGVWLIIIALTVSAFEGSVYVRLLTRFTQEIFSALITLIYIVETFMKLISIYKENPLLSDYNLPPPTLVAHEHATNGSLLNATASVTANITQMVMNISTTAMPIGPPPLPKNQPNTALFCTILTLATFVVAYYLKLFRNSHFLGRNARRALGDFGVPISIAIFVLVDYLVPAVYTEKLVVPEGLSPSDPSKRGWYIGFDTSSTWIPFACVVPALLVYILIFMESQISELIVDKPDRGLKKGSGLHWDIVLLCLLNCACGIFGMPWHCAATVRSVTHVSSVTIMSRTHAPGESPRIVDVKEQRLSGFFVCLMIGLSVLMAPLLRLIPMAVLFGVFLYMGVASMSGVQLFERIRLYFMPVKHYPPTPYVKRLRPWKLHLFTTIQVLCLVLLWTVKSSQFSLAFPFFLIMMVPIRQNLTKFYKPEEMQALDGSEMKKNDDDEPDFYEQTNLPA is encoded by the exons ATGGACAAGGTCTTTGCCGGCAACAGTGCGCGCAAGGACAAATTCGATGTAAACACCTTCCAGGACAACTCCCAGCTGCCCATTGGATCCCGCAAGAAGAATAGCA TCCGCACAAACGATCTGAACATCGAGGAGGACTCGGAGTACGAGAGCCAAACGGAGCCTTTGAACAATGCACAAAACTACGATGATATACCCGAAGACTTCCCGCTAGTCTCGGAGAGAGCCGGACACGGCGATCACTCGGACAACTCGGTGGACGAGAAGCACGTCCAGTTTGGCGGCAAAAAGAAGATCGTCGTCACCCCGCCCAGTTTGAGCTATGATGAACAGCCCACGGATCAATCGCACGAACGTAAACGCAGAAGAAG cCGCCATCAGTATTATAGACAACGTAAATTCTCACATCAGGACAGCGTGGAACCCAAAAACAAGGTCGAGGAAAACGGTGATGCAGGTGCGCGTCGCATCTCTGTGCAGCCTGAGGACACGGCATTGGAG ACAAATGGCCAAATGCCGGCTAAACAG GAGGCTGATCTTAACGAGCTGAGATCACATCGTTCGGACGACCCGCGTGCCCTGCGCCGCCATAAGATCCATCACTCATCCATCAAGTTGCGCGAGTTGCCCCAAATAACGATTTCCCCCTTCACCAACAAGAAGCCCGAGGTGGACCATAGTCCTCATGAG ATCTTTGTGCAATTGGATGAGCTCACGGGCGTGGGCGAGGATCGCGAATGGAAGGAGACGGCCCGCTGGATCAAGTATGAGGAGGACGTGGAGGAGGGCTCCGATCGCTGGGGCAAGCCCCATGTTGCCTCCCTCTCCTTCCACTCGCTGCTCAATTTGCGTCGCTGCCTGGAAACGGGCGTTGTCCTGCTCGATCTCAACGAGAAGGATCTGCCTGCCGTGGCCTATCGCGTGGTAGAACAG ATGGTGATCGAGGACCTGATTGACATCAACGACAAGCCATCGGTTATGCGTTCACTGCTCCTGCGCCATCGCCATGTCAACGAACACCAGGGTGTGCTGCCCTTCGCCAAGAGGAAGTACAACAGCTACACCAGCCTGCAG caacttatACCCAAATCG TTTCTTTGGATGGGTGCGGACTCCTCCCACCAGCCGTATCAGCAGGCGCAGCCACCACCTCGCAACCTGGCCAAGGCCAGGAGGAGCATCTGCGTCACCTCCAGTTCTCCGCCCACGGCGGCGATGCTCAACGTGGCCACAGCCACCGCTGCAGCGGCAGCTATTGATCACCGGCGCCACTCGACGATGTCCTACCTGGGT AATTTGTCTGGCACGGATGACAAGAAGATCAAGATCATGCCGGCCGCCGAAATTGGAGGCAGCAAGCGCAGCAATGAGCTCAAGATCGATATGAAGGACGATATGTACTCCTCGTCCCAGGAGGATCTCAAGAAGCTGCAGAATGACACGATCCTCAAGAGGATTCCAGCGGGTGCTGAAGCCACCACTGTTCTG GTTGGTGCCGTAGAGTTCCTGGAGCAGCCCACCATTGCCTTTGTCCGTCTGTCGGAGGGTGTTCTGATGCCCACTTTGACCGAGGTTCCTGTCCCAGTGAGATTCATGTTTGTTCTTTTGGGACCTCGTAACTTCGACTTGGACTACCATGAAGTGGGTCGTTCCATCTCCACGCTGATGGCTAACGAGCACTTCCACTCCATTGCCTATAAAGCTGATGATCGCAAGGATCTGCTATCAGCCATCAATGAGTTCCTGGACGATTCTATCGTCCTGCCGCCCGGTAATTGGGATCGCCACGATCTCTTGCCCTTCGAAGAGTTGAAGGCCAAGAAGGATTGGATTCGCACACGAAAGATCAAGGCACTGCAGGTGAAGCGAGACAGTGAGATGATTAAGATTGGCAAGGATGAGGAGAAGGCATTGCTGGAGAAGCAAACTCTGGGAGCCATTGGATTCACGATTGGTGGAGGagatggtggtggtgatggagACTCCGATGATGACAATGGCCGAAAGAAGAAGAAACCTAGTCCGCTGGAGAAAACTGGACGTCTGTGGGGTGGTTTAAGGAACGATCTAAAACGCAGAATGCCCATGTACAAGAGTGATATACTCGATGGCCTGAACACCGAAACCCTGGCTGCCACCATCTTTATGTACTTCGCTTGCCTCTCAACGGCTATCACATTTGGAGGTCTCGTTTCCGCTAAGACAAACAGCTGGATTGGTATCTCAGAGACGCTGATCTCGTGCTCCCTGGTGGGCATTGTTTTCCATTGTCTGTCCTGCCAGCCACTCGTGATCATCGGAACCACCGGACCACTGCTTCTATTCGACGAAGCCCTTATGGTGTTCTGTACGCAACATGAATTCGATTTCTTGTCCTTAAGGGTTTACGTCGGAGTATGGTTGATAATAATAGCCCTGACTGTATCCGCCTTCGAGGGCAGTGTATATGTGCGTCTGCTAACGAGATTCACTCAGGAGATATTCTCGGCTTTGATTACGCTCATCTATATTGTGGAAACATTCATGAAACTTATTTCGATCTACAAGGAAAATCCCCTGCTTTCTGATTACAATCTCCCTCCGCCGACGTTGGTCGCCCACGAACATGCCACCAATGGAAGTCTACTCAATGCGACGGCGAGTGTTACAGCGAATATTACGCAGATGGTAATGAACATCTCTACAACAGCCATGCCCATTGGTCCACCACCATTGCCCAAGAATCAGCCGAACACCGCTTTATTCTGCACCATCCTCACATTGGCCACTTTCGTGGTTGCCTACTACCTGAAGCTCTTCCGTAATTCCCACTTTTTGGGTCGTAATGCTCGTCGTGCCCTTGGCGATTTCGGTGTACCAATCTCCATTGCCATATTCGTGCTGGTGGATTACCTGGTGCCGGCTGTGTACACAGAGAAACTGGTGGTTCCGGAGGGTCTGTCGCCCAGCGATCCCTCCAAGCGCGGCTGGTACATCGGCTTCGATACCTCTTCCACGTGGATACCATTTGCTTGTGTAGTACCTGCCCTGCTCGTCTATATTCTCATCTTTATGGAGTCACAGATCTCCGAGCTGATTGTTGACAAGCCTGATCGTGGCTTAAAGAAGGGTTCTGGTCTCCACTGGGATATTGTGCTGCTTTGCCTGCTCAACTGCGCCTGCGGAATATTCGGAATGCCCTGGCATTGCGCCGCCACTGTAAGATCGGTGACTCATGTGTCCTCCGTCACCATTATGTCACG TACCCACGCTCCTGGTGAATCGCCCAGGATCGTTGATGTTAAGGAGCAGCGCCTGTCCGGATTCTTTGTGTGCCTGATGATTGGACTTTCGGTGCTGATGGCTCCGCTTCTTCGGTTGATTCCCATGGCCGTGCTCTTTGGAGTCTTCTTGTACATGGGAGTGGCCTCTATGAGCGGAGTGCAGTTGTTCGAAAG AATAAGACTGTATTTCATGCCGGTCAAGCATTATCCACCCACACCATACGTTAAGCGATTGCGTCCTTGGAAGCTGCATTTGTTTACCACCATTCAGGTGCTGTGCCTGGTACTCCTCTGGACTGTGAAGTCGTCCCAGTTCTCGCTAGCCTTCCCCTTCTTCCTGATCATGATGGTGCCCATACGGcaaaatttgacaaaattcTATAAGCCAGAGGAAATGCAAGCG TTGGATGGCAGCGAGATGAAGAAGAACGACGACGACGAGCCCGATTTCTATGAACAAACCAACTTACCAGCATAG